One part of the Arcanobacterium phocisimile genome encodes these proteins:
- the uvrC gene encoding excinuclease ABC subunit UvrC gives MADPQSYRPTDIPANPGVYRFIDEEGRVIYVGKASSLRNRLSNYFQDPAQLHPRTRAMVFTAVDVKWVVVGSEIEALTLEYAWIKEFAPRFNVMYRDDKSYPYLTITMSEQYPRVLVTRNAHRRKDKYYGPYTKVWAVREALDLLLRVFPMRSCTKGVFNAAQRSGRPCLNGYIDRCAAPCVGRVTDEEHRAIAREMIAFLDSSGEDLIKEKTAQMKQAALEQDFEKAARLRDDVAALTTVAERNSVVLDPDIDADIFGLEFDELEASVQVFFVRGGRIRGQRGWVTSVEDLGEAALLNQLVLQVYGEYAPMPTTKKRSQARSVDDVEHTATDAIPREIWLPAMPEDSETLETWLSQLRGARVKIRVPQRGAKAQLAETVHTNAVQALQRHKIQRAGDITERSQALEELRDGLGLERAPLRIECYDISHTQGTHQVGSMVVFEDARAKKSDYRHFIVRGPDGNGARDDTAAMDEVLRRRLARLQSGAAADDASDDEPNELPETETSKPRKFAYKPDLIVVDGGLPQVNAAQRVVDEMGADVTIIGLAKRLEEIWIPGEEFPVILSRSSPALRLLQYLRDESHRFAITFHRKKRSKAMTRSALDEIPGLGPAKQKSLLKHFGSLAKIKAATREDLLQAPGIGPALADVLISQLAKHNE, from the coding sequence ATGGCCGATCCGCAGAGTTATCGTCCTACCGATATTCCTGCAAATCCGGGAGTCTATCGGTTTATCGACGAGGAAGGTCGAGTTATTTACGTCGGTAAAGCATCGTCTTTGCGCAACCGGCTGAGTAACTATTTCCAAGATCCGGCACAACTGCATCCGCGTACCCGTGCAATGGTGTTTACCGCCGTCGACGTCAAATGGGTTGTGGTAGGTTCCGAGATCGAAGCGCTGACTCTCGAATACGCGTGGATTAAGGAATTCGCGCCGCGGTTCAACGTGATGTATCGCGACGATAAATCCTATCCGTACCTCACCATCACGATGAGCGAGCAATATCCGCGTGTGCTCGTTACCCGCAATGCTCACCGGCGCAAGGACAAGTACTACGGGCCGTATACGAAAGTGTGGGCGGTGCGCGAAGCGCTGGATTTGCTGTTGCGTGTTTTCCCGATGCGTTCGTGCACCAAAGGCGTGTTTAACGCTGCGCAACGCTCCGGCAGGCCATGTCTTAATGGTTATATCGACCGGTGTGCTGCGCCGTGCGTTGGCCGCGTCACTGACGAAGAACACCGCGCGATCGCCCGCGAAATGATTGCCTTCCTGGATAGCTCCGGCGAAGACCTTATTAAGGAAAAGACCGCGCAGATGAAGCAGGCGGCATTGGAGCAGGACTTTGAAAAAGCCGCCCGGTTGCGTGACGACGTCGCCGCATTGACGACTGTCGCTGAACGCAATTCAGTTGTGCTCGATCCGGATATCGACGCCGATATTTTCGGTTTGGAATTCGACGAGCTCGAAGCCTCAGTACAGGTGTTCTTCGTGCGCGGTGGCCGTATCCGCGGTCAGCGCGGCTGGGTTACCTCGGTTGAGGATCTCGGCGAGGCCGCCTTGTTGAACCAGTTGGTTTTGCAGGTCTACGGTGAATATGCACCGATGCCCACCACGAAGAAGCGTAGTCAAGCGCGCTCAGTAGACGACGTCGAACATACCGCAACCGATGCAATACCACGAGAAATCTGGCTACCAGCAATGCCTGAAGATAGTGAGACTTTAGAGACCTGGCTCAGCCAGTTGCGCGGAGCCCGCGTCAAGATTCGCGTCCCGCAGCGCGGCGCAAAAGCTCAGCTCGCTGAAACCGTACATACTAATGCGGTTCAAGCACTACAGCGCCATAAGATCCAGCGTGCCGGCGACATCACCGAACGCTCCCAAGCGCTCGAAGAGCTACGCGACGGCCTCGGCCTAGAACGCGCGCCGCTACGCATCGAATGTTACGACATCTCCCACACTCAAGGCACCCATCAGGTCGGCTCGATGGTCGTCTTTGAAGATGCTCGTGCAAAGAAGTCAGACTACCGCCACTTTATTGTTCGTGGGCCAGACGGCAACGGCGCACGAGACGATACCGCCGCCATGGATGAAGTGCTTCGCCGTCGTTTAGCGCGCCTGCAATCAGGTGCTGCCGCAGACGATGCTTCGGACGACGAGCCGAACGAGCTTCCCGAAACTGAAACAAGTAAACCACGAAAGTTTGCCTACAAACCTGACCTGATCGTCGTCGACGGCGGATTACCTCAGGTCAATGCTGCGCAGCGAGTAGTCGATGAGATGGGCGCCGACGTCACCATTATTGGGTTAGCGAAAAGGCTCGAAGAAATTTGGATACCGGGGGAGGAGTTCCCGGTGATCTTGTCGCGCTCGTCTCCAGCACTCCGGCTCTTGCAGTATTTGCGCGACGAGTCGCACCGGTTTGCCATCACCTTCCACCGCAAGAAGCGCTCCAAAGCAATGACTCGCTCGGCATTGGATGAGATCCCTGGCCTGGGCCCAGCGAAACAAAAGTCTTTGCTGAAGCATTTTGGTTCGCTGGCAAAAATTAAAGCGGCGACGCGCGAAGATTTACTGCAGGCACCTGGAATTGGCCCAGCACTTGCGGACGTACTTATCTCGCAACTAGCAAAACACAACGAATAA